The sequence ATCCCACGAgagtcacccccacacttagtcctttctacactcagaAGTGTATACAAAACATAAGTGGAAGGCCCTTCGATTGGTTCGtcttggcaaacctgcatggTATTAGACTCAAACACATATGGTGGATATTTGGAAGCAAGAAATTCGGAAAGaacttttgaagcacataattccatccccaaatgaggtattttcctaaaagatggattaataactttataagaaacaacttcaagtttgggaggatcatcattagataAAGATTCAtgtaaagggttagacaaaccttgcataaTCTAACGCATTACGGGATCCTCAGTACTTCTGAAAAAGTCCATTGATTCTCCTACATCACAAGTATCGATATTCTCATTCAAACTCTTTACGAgccattcttcatcagtttcttctATATCCAAGTCCTTCTCATCGGAAAAGAAATCAGAATCTTCCATAAGCAAATTGTCGTAATCCTTATGTGCTTCGtcacaagttgacttctcattcaaagtattcacaatctctgaattaggggtgttattcacaaagaagtcataatcatcgtcgctctcatacacaacataagtcttaccatTAATAACTTTAGTGTTTctagactcaacttcttccttttgaataggtgaatgattatTATCACGATCAAGAGTTGAGCTAGTTAcaccatcattatcaacattTAAGTATTCGTATTCTTCGGACTCATCATACTCTATATTGGCTTCCATGGGAATGTTAGAATGAGTTTGAACCTCTTCTTTGTTCCGCTCTTCTTGAATTTGATTCATGCCATTTCTGATGTTGTCTATATTCCgttgaagttcttggagtgattCATTGTAACTCAGCTGAAATTCACAAAATTGTTTTGTTGTTTGAAGCATCTGTTGCATCACGGGAATAGCagattcaacaaaactatcaaatttttgatttgaaGATTGCTCCACCAAACTTGGACACACACCACTTTCATAGTTTCCAGCTCAAATCacatccctttgaatgggtgaatgatcataaatacGATCCGGAGTTGGGCTAGACTCATTGAAACAAGGTCCGGTTACCAAGTTGTTCTACTGCCTTTAGCTCATAAAGAATGTGATCGAGCATCTGCACATGTCAAGAATTAAACTGATTAAAAGtacaactatcctcccatccttgtgatcgttcatcatatccaaaagattggttttgattacatCCCAAGTATGGTTGGAAGTCATAAGAAtgagaattaaattgatcactatAGTATGTACGGTTTTATGAACCATATTCGTTGTTCCCAAAAGGAAACATCTTGAAATATTATGCACACAACTCATTTAGAGACTTACCTCTTGTTCCCAATTGTGCACACGCAAAAAGGATGATTTATGGTACCTGAAAATAAGATTCTTAAAAAGAGAAATTAGTAAAAGCTAAAAAGCtaaaaataaaaactatatacaaaaacagaaaattaaataacaactcaaactaccgactgctccccggcaacgacgtcaattttgacgaggtgtcgaactcgcaaaaataaattccttacttctcttacactaactagtagtacaatgacaagcaggttcgttcctaagggagagttgagtctaagttgccaattaaatttctgaaTACGAataatgcaaatatgaggatgaaaATGATCAAGGGTTCTTTCTCGGTCACAAAATAAGAAtcttatcaatatagctatgtttctgcaattaccaattactaacaaccctagaatagttagtacgctcaactattccgttattatctcctaagttcaccagacacggaagcgctcgactactggattctacttgccaagtttcctagaagtacgatCTCTAGATGTGACTTAAACAAGTGCATTAAGTAATGtgagataggctattcctagtgacaaatacataggctcgactcatctactagtgtcaatcTCTACACATGAATATTTAACAAAATCTCATCATCAATATCCACGTATCGCTACTTGTATCAAgattctctagacaattacgggtcaaaGAGGTCTCAACTAGCATTAGAATCATCCATAAAccaatttaatttgcaacttaaacgattcacAAATAACTCATAAGCATTATTAGCACGGTAGAGAATAAGCAATAACGATAGAATTGCAAGAAACAAGCCTTTCAAATATCAATACGAGTTCATGTTTCGGACGTCAAAATCGTCCCTAATCAAATatgcttagctactggagttcattataaacacaacaaaatataatactaAACAAGCAAACCAATCTAGCAAACCAACGCAGCAGCAGGTGGAGTGAATGATGTATGGCCTGGTGGTGATGTTGTAAGGCGAGGTGAACTGTGGAGTTGTTATTGCTGCTGGTGCTGGTCGCGAACTCAGGCCTATGCAGTGCTCTAGTGGTAGCTGTATTGCTGAAGAAGGCCTGATATTGGAGCTTGCGATGGAACTGGTGTTGTTCGAGTATGGACTGCAGGCTATGTTCTGTTGCTGCTAACAGATGACCGACTCCAACTGCTACTGTGGTGGGTATATGCAGGTGAGATGGGAGATGTAGGTGGTATGGAATGGTATGCAGTGGATGCAGGCGATATGCGGGTGATGTATGAGTCTTGGTGATATGCTGGTGGTGAAGGTTATGCAGGTGGGGATGACAGTGGTGATGAAAGAGATGAACTGGATGGATGATTTTGGAGAGGACCAAAGCTCCTCCCTGTTGGTGGTGGAAAACAGTCGCGAGGGGTATTAGATGTGTCTTCTGTGTAGCTTTAGGTTAACCCTTTTTATAGCTCTACCTTGTCCCGCAATTTCGAATCTGAAGCACCCACATTCCTGAATCAGACAGACTTCTAAAATCACTTCTTCATCTCCTCCGTTCAGCACTAAATCGCACGGCAGAAACATACTTAATATTAGCTGAATTCTAGCTCAACTTACCCAAACCGACTAACTTGAACCCCTAATTTATCGAAATTCTCTCTTGACCCATTGAACACAATCCTCGAGAACCTGGTTAGCTGCGGCTAGACTTAGCAAGGCACCTGGCTTAGTGACATGAACATGGCAGTAGAACTAGGTCTCGTTCTACCTGATTTCTTGGCTTAAAACATCTTACAACTCCTGTTTGGGAGCAATCCAGGTTCTCTCTCTTTCGTGGCTTCAAAATCCTGTCTAAACCCTTGGCAACCCTCTTTGGACCATGGCCAGAGCAGCGGTAGGGAGAGAAGACTTGAACTGATGCTGCAAGACAGGACCACTCATTCGAACATTTCTACAAACACCTGATATGCCACGAACAGATTGGTGATGGTCATGTACAGATTGCATTTTAGACCACACATCAACTCCTTCCCTGCAAGCAATTACGAATTCAGAACAAACCCATTCATTTAACCATTCGACAAAATCAACAACAACCACCAATCTTCATTATTCACTCACAAATGGTACTGTTTCAGCTCCCTCTCTTTGGCTGGTTTCTTGAACAAACTCTGCCCAAATCTATCACAAATTGGTATCCCAGCTCCGTCTCCTTACTAACTTCTGAAATATGTCC comes from Papaver somniferum cultivar HN1 chromosome 7, ASM357369v1, whole genome shotgun sequence and encodes:
- the LOC113297790 gene encoding uncharacterized protein LOC113297790; the encoded protein is MQQMLQTTKQFCEFQLSYNESLQELQRNIDNIRNGMNQIQEERNKEEVQTHSNIPMEANIEYDESEEYEYLNVDNDGVTSSTLDRDNNHSPIQKEEVESRNTKVINGKTYVVYESDDDYDFFVNNTPNSEIVNTLNEKSTCDEAHKDYDNLLMEDSDFFSDEKDLDIEETDEEWLVKSLNENIDTCDVGESMDFFRSTEDPVMR